GGAGTTGTACAGCAGCGTCACATCGAAATCATGATCGCCGTAAGACTTGTTCCAGCGAAGGATATTATCGATCTGCCAGTTGAAGAAATCCTGTTGTCTTCTTACCGCATATCCTTTACGGGCCGCATACCGGAAATCTTTCGCGAGGTTCGCGTTGAAGTATTTGCCCCATTCGAAATTGGGCGTGAAGTTCACCTGGTATGAAAAGCCGTAACCGATTTCCCCTTTCGCATAAATGCTCCCGAACAGCGTATGGAATTTCTGCAGCCGGTCGGTGTATGCGTAGTTGAGGAAAGGATTGGTGTTGTTGCCGATGTCGTCGTTGGGACTGTCGCGCAAGGTAACGCCGTCGTCTTTGTATTTCTGGCCCCATGGGCTGGCGTTGATCATCTGTCCCCAATCCACCGTTACCTGGCTTTCGTCGCGGTCGGCGAATTGGAGGTTGATGCCCACGGTGGCCCATTTGGCGGCTTTTGCTTCCACGTTGATGCGGGTGCGGAAGGTGGTGAATTTATCGCCGAGGATAACGCCTTCATTGTTGGTATATCCCGCCGAAATGTAGTAGGAAACGTTTTCGTTTTTGCCGCTCACGCTCACGGTATGGTCGTTGCGGAGGCCTTTTTGGAACATTTGGCTGTACCAGTCTGTTTCCTGGCCGGCTTTATAGTTTTTCACTTCGAGCGAGAGAATTTTGAGGCGGTTCAGCCAGATATCCACGGGGTCGCCCTGAGAGTTGTCGTATGCCTTCCATTGGTCGATGGTGATATCGGATGGGAGTTGCCGGGGATCGTCGAACTGGTAGGGCTTTGCATTGGCGTTCATGCTTTTGAGCACGTCGGTCCGCCAGCGCACGAATCCCGCGCCGTCGTATAGCGGTTGGTCCATGGCCAGCGTGGCCAGCCCGATGTTGCTGTTAAGGGTTACGGTGGGTTTGCCGGTGGAGCCTTTTTTGGTGGTGATCAGCACTACGCCCGAAGCGGATTTGGCGCCGAAAACGGCGGCCGCGCTGGCATCTTTGAGTACGTCTATGGTCTGGATATCGTTCGGGTTGATGTCGGACAGGGCGCCGGGATAGATCACACCATCGAGCACGAGGAGGGGCGAGCTGTTGGCGTTGAGGGAAGAGCGCCCGCGGATCTGGAGGTCGCCGCCGCCTTTGGCGGAGTTGTTGCCCGTCACGGAAAGGCCGGGGATATTGCCGCGAAGGGCATCCTGTACGGCGGAGGGGTTTTCGTTCTCCAGTTTGCCGAGCTGCAGCTGGGCTACGGCGCCCGTGAGATCCGATTTTTTGCGGGTGCCGTATCCTACCACCACGAGCTGGTCGAGTTCGGTGGCATTGTCTTGCAGGATGATGGTCCAGCTGGTGGTGCCGGCCACGGGCACTTTCTGCGCCTGGTAGCCGATGAAGCTGAATACAAGCGTGGCGTTGTCGGGCACACCGTTCAGCGTGAATTTGCCTTCGGGACCGGTGGTGGTGCCTTTGGATGTGCCTTCGATGGCGACGGTCACGCCGGGGAGCGGGGATCCGGATTTGTCGCGGACGATGCCGGAAATGTCTTTCGCTACATGCACATGCATCTTGAAATCGGTTGCATGCATGCCGCTGGCGGCGGGGCTTCCGGCCGTTAGCGCAAGTAGCAGGGCGCAACAGGCCGGGGAGGGCCAATAGAGGCTCCTTCCGATACGCATTGTCATGGTGAATCAGATTAAGGATTTAGAAATGGTAATATCGACGTGTTAGTGTTAAATGTTCGGAATACTTCGTAACGTGTGAATTGCTGTACCTGTTTTATCGTGAAAAAATAGTTTGCCGTAAACGTGATGTATGGATCAGTTTGCAGTTTGAAATATGTCTTTTCCGTAACGGGTGTAATAGTGCCTGACCGGCGGGTGGTCAAACGGGTGGCAGCACACCTGGCGCGTAGGGTCCGAATGGCGGGAGGGGGACCGGTTGCCAGCATCAACGTGAAATCATCCTACCGTAAACGGGCGAAAAATATGGTTAGAATAGCGGAGGGTAAACGTGCATCAATTTTTAACGTGAAAAAATATATTACCGTAAACGCGATTTTTCAATGTTCTTTTACCAAATTAGTATTTGCAATCGATTTAACTTTATATGAGGACGGAAAAAGTCTATTACAACGTTTGAAATCGTTTTTTTTGAATTATGAAAAGGGGAGTAACGATAAAAGATATTGCGCGGAAATTGAATATGTCGGTATCGACGGTTTCGAAAGCGTTGAATAATGATGCTACCATCAGTTCGTTGACAAGCGAGCGGGTGAAGGCTTTGGCGCGGGAACTGAACTATGTTCCCAACGAAGCGGCGCGGCATTTCAAGTTGAACCGTACGTTTACGTTGGGGCTGATCGTGCCTGATATTCTCGACCAGTATTATGCTTTTGCGGCTAATGGCGTGGAAGCGGCGGCGGAGGAGAAGGGGTATCATGTGATGTTGGCGCAATCGCGGGAAGACGAGCAGAAGGAAGAGCGCATCATCGACCTGATGATCCGCAACCGGGTGGATGGCGTGGTGGCGGCGATTTCGAAGACGCGGACAGACATGGCGCCTTATCAGAAGTTACTGTCGATCGGGATTCCGGTGGTGTGTATCGGCCGGGAGCCATCGACGCCGGAATTCGATTTTGTTTCGAGCGATAATATGGAAGGCGGGCGACTGGCAACGGATTTTCTGATCCGGCAGGGGCATCGCCACATCGCGCATTTGCGCGGGCCCGAGGAAATGCGGACGGGCAGGGCGCGGTATGAAGGGTACCGGCTGGCATTGGAGCAGCACGGGATTCCGTTGCGGGAGGAGCTGGTGGAAGTGGTGGATTTTACGCGGGAGAATACGGAAGCGGCGCTGGCCAGGATGCTGGCATTGGAAACGCCACCCACGGCTGTTTTTGCGTTTAAGAATTATGTGGCGCTGGATGGGATCGCGTATCTGAAGAAGTATCATCCGGCGTTGCTGGATACGTTCCGGTTTACAGGGTTCGGGAATTTGCCCATCCTCGGTTACCTGGATCATAAACCGGCGGCCTCGATCGAGGAGGGCTCCCGGGAGATGGGGCTGGAAGCGGCCATGCAGCTGTTTTCCCGGATCAGCGAAAGTGAAGGAGAGGGGCAATTGGCCCGGAGCATTCAGTTGCCCTGCAGGCTGGTGGTGCATGTGTGATGCGAAAGCGCCGCAAACAATGACAAACAAGTTTTCACCTGATTCAACAATATGCTATACGAATTACAGACGCGCGCTGAAATGGAATCCTGGAAGGTCCGCATGCGTAAGGTGCCGAACGCGGTGCAGCGGTTGTCGCGCACCTTGCAGGCGCGGGTGAACCGGATTATTCCAGAAAGGTGCACAAAGCGATTACGGTGACGATCAAACAGATGGTGCGCGGGGTGTTGTTCGGGTCGTCGTATTCGGTGCCGGGCAAGCAGGTGTATGCGTCGTTTGCGGAGATGGAAGAAGCGGTGCGGAAGCGGATTGGTTTTTACCGGCATACGGCTGCGGCGGAAGGCGGGGTGACGGGCGCGGGAGGGATCTTGCTGGGGCTGGCGGATTTCCCGATCCTGTTATCTATGAAATTGAAATTGCTGTTTGATATTGCAACGATGTACGGGTTTGATGTGAAGGATTACCGGGAGCGGTTGTACATCCTGTTTATTTTCCAACTGGCTTTCAGCAGCCAGGACCACCGGCGGAAGGTGTTTGGGCAAATGGAAGACTGGGACCACCGGGCGGGAGCGCTTCCGGAAAAGGAGGAGTCCTTTGACTGGAGGGCTTTCCAACAGGAATACCGCGACTACCTCGATATCGCGAAAATGGCCCAGCTGATGCCGGTGATCGGCGCTGCGGTGGGCGTTGTCGTCAACTACCGGCTCGTTACCCGCCTCGGTGAAACCGCCATGAACGCCTACCGGATGCGGCTGCTGCGGTGATGACGTCTTAATGGCCAGCCGCATGCAACAGCCGCGCAGACTACACTTTCAGCAGCCCCCTAAACCCCCTCGCCCCGTAATACGACTCGGCGCCGTTGTGGTACATGAATACCTTGTTGTACCGGCGGTCGCAGAATATCGCGCCGCCCAGCTCGCGGATATCGTCAGGAGTCTTGACCCAGCTGGATGTTTTGAGGTCGAATTCGCCGAGCTCCTGCAATGACCGGTACTGCTCCTCCGTCAACATCTCAATGCCGATCTCATGCGCCATGTCCATCGCGCTGGTTTTAGGCTTGTGCTCCTTCCTGGACTGCAATGCCTCATAATCGTAACAGGTGCTCCTCCGGCCTTTGGGACTCTCCGGAGCGCAGTCACAGAATATAAACTCGCCCGACTTTTTATCGAAGCCAATTACGTCCGGCTCGCCACCGGTTTCCTCCATCTCGTTGAGCGACCACAACTTCGCAGGATGCGATTCGATCCTTTCCAGGACCTTTTGCCAGTCGAGCCCCTTATGCCTGCGCATATTTTTCTCGAAACGCGTTTTTAGCGTTTTTAACAATTCTTCCGCCTGATCGGCCGGTATTTTCTTTTTGCCGGATTGGGTTGCCATAAGTTCAGTTTTTCAGGGTAAGGAAAGCTTCCTGTAATTACCCGTCAAAAATAAACATCCCAACGGAAAATTTCCGCCCCGAGCGAAGAATTAATCGTCCTTGCTGCCACGGAGTTGGTATCCCAAGGTAGCCGTCAGCGTAGGGAGTAAGAGATTCAACAGCACCGTCTGGCAAATTTTCAGGAAAAACTCCCGGAATTCCTTCTTTTCTTCCTGCGCAATAATTGCGGCTTCTATGCGCAAGCGATAGAATAAACTATCCGAAAGTGCCGAATGACGGGATGTTGCAGCGTAGCTGGTATGCGCAGGTTCATACGGCTGTATTCCTGAAGCATCGAATTTCAATACTAATAGTATCATCCCAATACCCACGATGGATATCAGGATGGTAAAAGTGCAAAAGCAACTAATTGGAAACGTTACTTCTGTTGATTGGAAGCAACCAGCATTAACGGGTTTTTCAAACTAATGGACATTGTTTTTATTTGGTGGTTATAACTTTCAGCGTTGCTCGGTTTTGGGCGTTCTCAAAGTCTTGGCATGTTCCAGCGAATAAGTTAATCTTAACAGCTCTTTCATATAAGCTCTTTTGTAGGAAAGATGTATATCCATAGCAAATAATTTTTGCCTAATGTAAGGGCTAAATGCATGCAAAACTTTTTCGGAAGTTGATTTTGCCGTACCATTTTTCAAATTGGTATTCATACCATCATTGTGGAAAAATTGCAGGTAATGCACCCACTTACCTTTGTAATATTCCCCCATTTCCACGAAATTCGCGGCAGATATGAAAGTCTGTATAGCGGAAAAACCGAGCGTTGCGCGCGACATTGCAGAAGTGCTGGGCGCCAAAACCCGGAAAGATGGGTATTATGAAGGGAACGGGTTCCAGGTCACCTGGACCTTCGGGCACTTCTGTACCCTCAAAGAACCGCACGACTATTCCCCCCACTGGAAATACTGGTCCCTGTCCGACCTGCCCATCATCCCATCCCAGTTCGGCATCAAGCTGATCGAGAACAACGGGGTGGAAAAACAATTCCGCGTCATCGAAAGCCTCATACAGCAATGCGAGGAAGTCATCAACTGCGGTGACGCCGGCCAGGAAGGCGAGCTCATCCAGCGCTGGGTGCTCCTGAAAGCCCGCTGCGCCGCGCCGGTCAAACGCCTTTGGATCTCTTCCCTCACCGAAGAAGCCATCCGCAACGGCTTTCAATCCCTTAAAGACGCCGCCCAATACGATAACCTCTACGCCGCCGGCAGCGCGCGCGCCATCGGCGACTGGCTGCTCGGCATGAACGCCACGCGCCTCTTCACCAAAAAGTTTGCGCAAGGCAAAGCCGTACTCTCCATCGGCCGCGTCCAGACGCCTACGCTCGCCATGATCGTGGCCCGCCAAAAGGAAATCAACGCCTTCGTTTCCGCCGAATACTGGGAACTGAAAACCATCTATAAAAAAGTCGAATTCACCGCCGCCATCGACCGTATCGTAATCGTGGAACGCGCTGAAAAAGGGCTCGCCTACCTCAAGGAACATCCCTTCGAAATCACTTCCTTCGAGAAAAAGGAAGGCAAAGAAGGCAATCCCCGCCTGTTCGACCTCACCGCCCTGCAGGTGGAAGCCAACAAAAAATACGCCTATTCGGCAGACGATACCCTGCGCTATATCCAGAGCCTCTACGAGAAAAAACTGGTGACTTATCCCAGGGTAGACACCACTTACCTTTCCGAAGACCTCCATCCCAAAATCGCCGGCATCCTTAAAGACATGACGCCCTACGCGAACCTCATCGCGCCACTGCTTGAAAAGCCGATCCCGAAACTCAAATCCGTTTTCGACGATAAAAAAGTGACAGACCACCATGCCATCATCCCCACCGGCATGTACCCCGAAAACCTGCACCTCGACGAAAAGCGGATCTACGACCTCGTGGCACGCCGATTTATCGCCGCCTTCTATCCGGAATGTAAAATTTCCAATACCACCGTGCTCGGGAAAGTAGGCCAGGTGGAATTCAAAGCCACCGGCAAGCAAATCCTCGAACCCGGCTGGAAGGAAGTATACGCCAACGACGCGCCCGCCGCCAGGGACGGCGACAAGGAAAATGACGAACCCGCCGAGGAAGGGGAAAAAATCCTCCCGGTGTTCGAGGTAGGCGAAAGCGGCCCGCACGAGCCCCGCATCCACAAAGGCAAAACCTCGCCACCGAAACCCTACACCGAGGCCACGCTGCTGCGCGCCATGGAAACCGCCGGCAAACAGGTCGACAACGAGGAAATGCGCGAACTGCTGAAGGATAACGGCATCGGCCGCCCCTCCACCCGCGCCAATATCATCGAAACGCTCTTCCGCCGCAAATACATCGAAAAGAAGAAGAAGAACATCTTCGCCACCCAAACCGGCATCGACCTCATCGATACGATCGAAAACGAACTGCTCAAAAGCCCCGAGCTCACCGGCGCCTGGGAGCGAAAGCTGCGCCTCATGGAGAAGGGGGAATACGCGATGGAAGCCTTCCGCCAGGAGCTCACCGAAATGGTGATCGCCCTCATCCGCGACGTGAAGAACAATACCGGCCGCTCCATTTCCTTTGCACCCGACAAGCCCGCCGAAAAAGAGAAAAAGGAAAAGGACGCCGCGCCGCCCAAACCGAAAGCGCCCAAAAAAGCCGCCGATCCCACCGCCGCCACTTGCCCCAAATGCAAAGCCCACCCCGTCAAAAAAGGGAATACGGCTTACGGTTGCGCCAACTTCGCCGTCTGCGGGTTCAAGGTGCCCTTCGAGGCGTTCGGGAAAAAATTGAGCGACAAACAACTCGAAGACCTCCTCTCAAAAGGCAAGACCGGCAAAATCAAAGGCCTCGTTACGCCCAATGGTGAAAAAGATGGCCGCCTGGCGTTCGATGACCTGTTCAACCTCACGATCCAGACTTCCTGATTTTTATAACCTTCTGCGAATCCGCGTGTTAAGAGTAAGCATTCCGGCAGGCACCGGCCGGATAAATACCGCGGGATCACCATCCACCGTTTCCGGTTGGTTCAGAACAGCGATGTCTGGACAGGCCGGTTTTTTTGTGCGGAAGATTTGCGGCTGGCGGCAGGCTGGGGGAGGATGGCCGGAAGCTGGGTGATGGGAAGATGCACCGGTTCCGGGACTTCGGTAGGGTTGATGTGGAACACCGGCGTTTCGGCGTATCGCCCTGCCACCACGATTTGCGTGCCGTTGGAATGCCGCGTGAAGAGCGAATGCACCAGGTCGGGGTCGTTATTGTCCTGCGACAGGTGCGAGAGCAATACGTGGCTGAGGTGCCGCGTGCGGTGCCGGAGAAACACTTCCAGCGCCTCGTTATTGGAAAGATGCCCGTGGCCGCCCCTGATCCGGTTTTTCAGGAAAACAGGGTAACGCCCTTTGTCGAGCATGTCGGTGTCGTAATTGGTTTCGAGGAAGGCGGCGTGGCACATGGAGAAATAACGCGCCAGCTCCCCGCAGGGCCGCCCGATGTCGGTAAACACGCCTACGCGCGCCTGGCCGGAGCTGATAAGGAAACTATGCGGATCGGCGGCGTCATGGTATTTCACGAACGGCTGGATTTCCAGCGCGCCGATGCGGATGGGCTCCGTGGCGCTGAATGCCCGCCCTTCCAGCTGCATGCCGCTGTGGCGCAGCGTTGCCTCGGTGATATATACGGGGAGATTGTACTTTTTACTGAGCACCGGTATCCCGCGGATGTGGTCCACATGCTCGTGAGACACCACGATCGCCTTCACCTTGCCCATATCCAATCCGAGCCGCGCCATGCGGCGCTCGGTTTCCCGGCACGAGATGCCCGCATCCACCAGCACTGCCTCCTGGCTGTTGCCGACGTAATAACAGTTCCCGTTGCTGCCCGAATTGAGCGATGTGAAATATAGCGACATGCTTTGCAAAGAAAACGAATTCGGCGCAATTCCGCGTGATTTGCATCAATAACGCGTCAGCAGTGCGATATCGCCGAGCTGGCGGAGCGCCGGCTGGTCGGTGAAGTATACCCGCCCTTTCTTATCCACCACCTCCCAGGCGATGTCGTTCACGATGTCGTCGTTGATCCCCGGCACGGTGGCGTCTTTCACAAAATCAAACCCTTTAGGCGTTATATCGATAGGCTGGGAGAAATTACTTTTCACCAGGAGCAGCTCACCGCGCCCTTCCCGGGCGGCCTGGTAGATTTCCTGCATGTCGGTCAGCACCTTTCCGCTGGATATACCCGCCATCAGCTCGTCGATCGCCGCGGCACGGCGCGCCTTCTGGAGATCTTTCACCACGGGCCATGCCTTGTCTGACAGGTAATGAATATCCGCCCGGCCCGCGTCTATCGCAAAATGCCCGGAATAGATTTTCGGCTGGTCGGCCACTTCCAGCAGGAAATCGAAATTCTCCCGCGTGGAAGCCACCACGATCTCCATCGGGTGCATGGCATGTACCGCCACCATCGATTTATCCACCGTATTTAAAAATTCCTTTATTTGATTATCGATTTTCTTCGGATCGCTTTTCGCCAGGCGGTCGGTGAGGTAATGCGGGTTGTCGCGGAACGGGAAGCCGTTGTGCTCCACTTCGCCGTAAATCCGGTCGTTCAGGGCTTCATACAGCTGTACGCCAGATTGACTGAGGTGGAGGATATAATAATCTTCGGAGCGGTTGTAGGCTTTGATAATGTCGCGCATGGCGAATTCCTTGTCGACGTACACTTTATTTTCCGCCGGCGGCCACATGGTGCGAATAAATTCCGCGGTATTGCCGGACACGAACACGTACAGCCCGAAGTCGTTGAGGCGGTTGTCGATTTTGGGCTCGATGGCATGAAGGTTTTTCAATACGGCATCCACGCTCCGGCGGTCGTTGTGCTTCAGCAGCCGGTCTTCCGCCTCATGAATCAGGTTCTTCAGCAGAATGGCGTCCTGCTGGTTGTCGGGATGCGTGCGGTGCGTGGCGAGTGCGATAGTGATGCAGGGCCCTTCCTGGGTTTGGGCCAGTTTATGCATTTGATCTTTCAACATGGGAATTCGGATTGTTCTAATGGAGAACAACCGTTTTGCCTGTTTTGTTCGGGGGAAAGCTCAGCGGGTTTGGCCGTCGCCGGTCACGATCCATTTTTCGGTCACCAGTTTTTCGAGCGCGAAAGGCCCGCGGGCATGTAGTTTCTGTGTCGAAATCCCTATTTCCGCACCTAACCCGAACACGCCGCCGTCGGTAAACCGGGTGGAAGCGTTGACATACACAGCGGCGGCATCCACTTCCTGCTGGAAACGCTCGCCCAGCGTGGAGTTTTGAGTAATGATGGCTTCGGAATGCCGGCTGGAATAGCGGCGGATGTGCGACAGCGCTGCTTCCGGGCCGTCCACCGTTTTCACGGAGCATTTGAAATCGAGGAATTCCCTGCCGAAATCCGCTTCCGC
Above is a genomic segment from Chitinophaga pollutisoli containing:
- a CDS encoding TonB-dependent receptor; this translates as MTMRIGRSLYWPSPACCALLLALTAGSPAASGMHATDFKMHVHVAKDISGIVRDKSGSPLPGVTVAIEGTSKGTTTGPEGKFTLNGVPDNATLVFSFIGYQAQKVPVAGTTSWTIILQDNATELDQLVVVGYGTRKKSDLTGAVAQLQLGKLENENPSAVQDALRGNIPGLSVTGNNSAKGGGDLQIRGRSSLNANSSPLLVLDGVIYPGALSDINPNDIQTIDVLKDASAAAVFGAKSASGVVLITTKKGSTGKPTVTLNSNIGLATLAMDQPLYDGAGFVRWRTDVLKSMNANAKPYQFDDPRQLPSDITIDQWKAYDNSQGDPVDIWLNRLKILSLEVKNYKAGQETDWYSQMFQKGLRNDHTVSVSGKNENVSYYISAGYTNNEGVILGDKFTTFRTRINVEAKAAKWATVGINLQFADRDESQVTVDWGQMINASPWGQKYKDDGVTLRDSPNDDIGNNTNPFLNYAYTDRLQKFHTLFGSIYAKGEIGYGFSYQVNFTPNFEWGKYFNANLAKDFRYAARKGYAVRRQQDFFNWQIDNILRWNKSYGDHDFDVTLLYNSEKYQSWRNQMENEGFDPNDNLSWHNIGSGIKPVISSFDSLATGDALMGRLNYSWKQKYMLTASIRRDGYSAFGQSNPRANFPSIGLGWVFSKEKFVNLPWLDFGKLRASWGVVGNRDIGRYVALGNLTTGKYQYIMPNGNIVLVSQLYGSRMPNPQLKWEKSISYNLGLDFSVLNNRLSGTVEVYRKSTTDLLTSRSLSDVTGYDNVISNLGEIQNRGIELSLNSVNVQSADFEWGTSLNFFTNRNRIVSLYGPVPVKGADGKIEMKELDDRGNRWFIGRDIDEIWDMKVLGVWKTSEAAEAAKFGVKPGDFKLQDTNGDGKFSDDDKQFLGYRSPRYQWTLRNDFSYRGLSLSFMLYSHWGHYKDYNQAKNNSGFIDRQNSYIIPYWTPENQIDDHARLFSNNGSIGFTNFRKASFIRLNTVALAYSVPQAISRRIGIGSLKVYGNISNAAVWQPDWMFWDAEYGNNIPARNYSLGINATF
- a CDS encoding MBL fold metallo-hydrolase, translating into MSLYFTSLNSGSNGNCYYVGNSQEAVLVDAGISCRETERRMARLGLDMGKVKAIVVSHEHVDHIRGIPVLSKKYNLPVYITEATLRHSGMQLEGRAFSATEPIRIGALEIQPFVKYHDAADPHSFLISSGQARVGVFTDIGRPCGELARYFSMCHAAFLETNYDTDMLDKGRYPVFLKNRIRGGHGHLSNNEALEVFLRHRTRHLSHVLLSHLSQDNNDPDLVHSLFTRHSNGTQIVVAGRYAETPVFHINPTEVPEPVHLPITQLPAILPQPAASRKSSAQKNRPVQTSLF
- a CDS encoding LacI family DNA-binding transcriptional regulator — translated: MKRGVTIKDIARKLNMSVSTVSKALNNDATISSLTSERVKALARELNYVPNEAARHFKLNRTFTLGLIVPDILDQYYAFAANGVEAAAEEKGYHVMLAQSREDEQKEERIIDLMIRNRVDGVVAAISKTRTDMAPYQKLLSIGIPVVCIGREPSTPEFDFVSSDNMEGGRLATDFLIRQGHRHIAHLRGPEEMRTGRARYEGYRLALEQHGIPLREELVEVVDFTRENTEAALARMLALETPPTAVFAFKNYVALDGIAYLKKYHPALLDTFRFTGFGNLPILGYLDHKPAASIEEGSREMGLEAAMQLFSRISESEGEGQLARSIQLPCRLVVHV
- a CDS encoding EcsC family protein; translation: MHKAITVTIKQMVRGVLFGSSYSVPGKQVYASFAEMEEAVRKRIGFYRHTAAAEGGVTGAGGILLGLADFPILLSMKLKLLFDIATMYGFDVKDYRERLYILFIFQLAFSSQDHRRKVFGQMEDWDHRAGALPEKEESFDWRAFQQEYRDYLDIAKMAQLMPVIGAAVGVVVNYRLVTRLGETAMNAYRMRLLR
- a CDS encoding DUF4256 domain-containing protein, which codes for MATQSGKKKIPADQAEELLKTLKTRFEKNMRRHKGLDWQKVLERIESHPAKLWSLNEMEETGGEPDVIGFDKKSGEFIFCDCAPESPKGRRSTCYDYEALQSRKEHKPKTSAMDMAHEIGIEMLTEEQYRSLQELGEFDLKTSSWVKTPDDIRELGGAIFCDRRYNKVFMYHNGAESYYGARGFRGLLKV
- a CDS encoding DNA topoisomerase 3 → MKVCIAEKPSVARDIAEVLGAKTRKDGYYEGNGFQVTWTFGHFCTLKEPHDYSPHWKYWSLSDLPIIPSQFGIKLIENNGVEKQFRVIESLIQQCEEVINCGDAGQEGELIQRWVLLKARCAAPVKRLWISSLTEEAIRNGFQSLKDAAQYDNLYAAGSARAIGDWLLGMNATRLFTKKFAQGKAVLSIGRVQTPTLAMIVARQKEINAFVSAEYWELKTIYKKVEFTAAIDRIVIVERAEKGLAYLKEHPFEITSFEKKEGKEGNPRLFDLTALQVEANKKYAYSADDTLRYIQSLYEKKLVTYPRVDTTYLSEDLHPKIAGILKDMTPYANLIAPLLEKPIPKLKSVFDDKKVTDHHAIIPTGMYPENLHLDEKRIYDLVARRFIAAFYPECKISNTTVLGKVGQVEFKATGKQILEPGWKEVYANDAPAARDGDKENDEPAEEGEKILPVFEVGESGPHEPRIHKGKTSPPKPYTEATLLRAMETAGKQVDNEEMRELLKDNGIGRPSTRANIIETLFRRKYIEKKKKNIFATQTGIDLIDTIENELLKSPELTGAWERKLRLMEKGEYAMEAFRQELTEMVIALIRDVKNNTGRSISFAPDKPAEKEKKEKDAAPPKPKAPKKAADPTAATCPKCKAHPVKKGNTAYGCANFAVCGFKVPFEAFGKKLSDKQLEDLLSKGKTGKIKGLVTPNGEKDGRLAFDDLFNLTIQTS